The Reichenbachiella carrageenanivorans region GCTGTTCGACAAGCCTTATACGACCACCATGGAGAGTGCCGATGGCGAGCTGCTGGGTGCGCGAATAGCCAGAGATGGCCAGTGGAGATTTCCGGTGGTAGATAGCCTTCCAGCCAAATTTGAAACCGCTTTGTTGTTATTTGAAGACGAATATTTTTACTATCACTGGGGAGTAAATCCCCTGTCGATTATCAAAGCCTTGCTAACTAATGTCAGAGCAGGGAACATCAAACGAGGAGGTAGCACCTTGTCTATGCAAGTGATCCGCATGTCTCGTGGCAACCCATCCAGAACCATTTGGAACAAACTTTTAGAAACTTTATCAGCCATCAAGTTAGAGCTTTTTTATTCCAAACAGGAAATATTGAACCTCTATGCGAGTCATGCTCCCTTTGGGGGAAATGTGGTGGGATTGACTGCCGCATCGTGGCGATACTATGGCCGTTCGCCTGAGCAACTGTCGTGGGGAGAAGTCGCTGCACTGGCTGTTTTGCCTAATCAACCTTCTATCGTGTTTCCAGGAAAAAATGAAAAGGTTTATCGAAAGAAGCGTGACTTTTTGTTGACTAAACTATATGAAAAAGGACTGATCGATGAGATAACCCTCGAACTGTCCAAGGCCGAAGACCTTCCTAGTCAACCCCATGATTTACCACAAATCGCTCCCCACCTACTCACGGAGTTGATCAAAGCGGGAAATCAAGACAAGAGAAACCGAGTAACATTGAACCCAAAACTGCAAGAAAATATAACGGATTTAACCGAAAAACATCTGCAAAACCTGAATGCCAACTATATTTTCAATGGAGCAGTACTAGTGGTAGATCTGCTCAGTGGGGAAACCAAAGCCTATGTGGGCAATGTGGATACGGATAAAATTCATAGTCCGTCGGTAGATATTATCCAAGCTAAACGAAGCACGGGGAGTTTGCTCAAGCCGTTTCTATACGCTGCAGCAATAGACGACGGGCAGATCACACCGAGACAGTTGCTTGGTGATTACCCAGTTTTCTTTGAAGGGTTTTCACCCAAAAACTTCGACTTGCAGTTTCGAGGAGCCGTACATGCCGATGAAGCCTTGACGCGATCGCTCAACCTTCCTTTTGTACTCTTACTAAAGGAATATGGCATTCAAAAGTTTCATCAAAAATTGAAACGAATTGGAATGAACAGCCTGACTCATTCGGCCAATCATTATGGACTTTCTTTGATTTTGGGAGGAGCAGAGTCGAGCCTTTGGGAACTGGTGAATATGTATGCCAACTTGTATCGAGTGTATCGCCATTCGCTTGGGCAGCCCATTACAGCGCAGTATGACGGGGTTAATTACATTTCACACCAATATCTATTGGGGCAACCCAAAGAGATAACGCTAAAAGGAGAAGCGGCGAAGGAATTTGGGATTGGTGCTATCTGGGCCATGTTCGAAGCGATGAAAGGGCTGCATCGCCCAGATGATTTTGCAGGTTGGGAGCAGTTTAGATCTTCTACACCCATCTCATGGAAAACGGGTACGAGCTTTGGCTTTCGTGATGCTTGGGCCATTGGGCTCAATGGGCGTTATGCCGTGGGTGTATGGGTGGGCAATGCCGATGGAGAAGGGCGGCCAGGGCTGGTGGGCGGAAAAGCTGCCGCTCCGCTCATGTTCCAAGTCTTCGAGCAGTTGGAGAGTGATCGTTTTGCAGAAGTGCCTACTAGCGAAACGCAGCTGTTCGAAATTTGTCAAGAAAGTGGACAAAAAGCCAACTCTTATTGTGAACACACAAAAGAAGAGTCTTTGCCGATCACAGTAGAAAACACTTCAGCTTGTACCTATCATCAGTTGCTCCACCTCGACCAAACCGAAAAATATCAAGTGAATAGTTCTTGCTACGATGTGAATCAGATCGTGCACAAGAGCTGGTTTGTGTTGCCACCTGTGCAGGCTTGGTATTATCGCCAGTACAACACCAACTATAAAAGTCCTCCTAAATATCTATTGGCATGTGATCAGATGCTCCGTATGCCTACACTTGAGATGATCTATCCACAACCCAATGCGAAAGTTTATATTCCTAAAGAGCTGGATGGTACGTTTGGTCAATCCGTATTCGAGGCCGCTCATAGCGACAGCAAAGCCACCATTTATTGGCACCTCGATGGTGAATATCTCGGTAGCACGCGGCGTGTTCATCAGGTAGGAATCTACACCATGCCCGGTTTACATCAGCTACATCTCCTCGATGATCAGGGTCAAGAGTTGAATTTGAAATTTGAGGTGATTGGGGAGGGTTAGGAATAAGGGAGCAAGAGTGGAGGGTCTAGTACTAAAAAAGCGTCGGCACCTATCTTGTAATGAATTAATAGCGGCAGAGTAGAACTAGGCAAGTTTTAGTCCAATAATGAATTAATAAAAAGAGGTAGAAATACGTGTTTTGAGTAGGCATTTATAACGATTTCTTCATCTGTACTTCCTTGCAACAAATACTTTTACGATAATTGCGCTCCTAGCCCATTATCATCAATTTTTTATTATTTTTGCCTCGTTTTATAAAAAAGGCCTTTTGCAATAAAATATGTCTCAGAATATAAAGCTTAGGAAGGGATTTGATATCAATCTCGCAGGAAAAGCTGAAAAAAAAATCGGAGAGCTCCCACCAGCGGAGACTTACGCCATTAAACCCACCGACTTCATCGGTATGGATCGTCCAAAACTCCTTGTGAAGGAAGGCGACCAAGTGAAGGCAGGTACGCCTATCATGATCGACAAGCTCGTTGAAAACGTAATGTATTCATCGCCAGTGAGCGGAGAGATTGCGGAAGTGGTGAGAGGCGCGAAAAGAAAAATTTTAGAAATCAGAATCTTGGCTGACAAAGAGATTTCTTTCGAGTCGTTCGATAAGCACGACGATGTGAAAGGAGTTTCCAAAGCAGCAGCCCTCGAGCAGATGACTAAAGGCGGCGTTTGGCCGAACATCATCCAACGCCCATTCGGTGTGGTGGCTAATCCAGACGACAGTCCTAAAAACATCTTCGTTTCGGCATTTGATACACACCCACTTGCTCCAGATATGAATTATATCTTGGAAGGAGAGAAAAAATACTTCGAAGCAGGTATTAGTATCTTGGCGAAACTGACCGAAGGCAAAGTTCATGTAAATGTGAATGCTGCTGATTCTTCGGATTTTTTCAAAGGAAGTGAAGCACAAACCAACACCTTCTCAGGGCCACACCCTGCAGGAAACGTAGGGGTTCAGATTCACCACTTGGCTCCAATCAACAAGGGCGAAGTGTCTTGGACTGTTCACCCATACGGCGTGGTTCAAATTGGCAAGCTTTTCCTAGAAGGAAAATACGATGCGTCTAAAGTGATCGCTTTGGCGGGATCTGAAGTACATGCACCACAATATTATAAGACATACACTGGCGTTGCGATCAACAAATTGATCGACGGCACGATTAAAGACGGACATGTGAGATACATCTCTGGCAACGTGCTTACAGGCAGTCAAATTAACTCTACAGGTTATTTAGGATTTTATCACAACCAATTATCAGTAATTCCTGAGGGAGATTATTACGAATTGTTCGGTTGGATTTTGCCTACGACCAACCGATTGAGTTTCCACAGAGCTTTTGGTTTGCTTTCTTTCCTTGGCGGAAAGAAAAAGGAGTTTGTGCTCGACACAAATAATAGAGGTCAGCACAGAGCATTCGTTCAGACGGGAGCATTTGAGAAAGTGACTCCGATGGATATTCTCC contains the following coding sequences:
- the pbpC gene encoding penicillin-binding protein 1C, with the translated sequence MNVSRQLEPLLRNRLVQLLLFGAVLLWMIPLPDPLFDKPYTTTMESADGELLGARIARDGQWRFPVVDSLPAKFETALLLFEDEYFYYHWGVNPLSIIKALLTNVRAGNIKRGGSTLSMQVIRMSRGNPSRTIWNKLLETLSAIKLELFYSKQEILNLYASHAPFGGNVVGLTAASWRYYGRSPEQLSWGEVAALAVLPNQPSIVFPGKNEKVYRKKRDFLLTKLYEKGLIDEITLELSKAEDLPSQPHDLPQIAPHLLTELIKAGNQDKRNRVTLNPKLQENITDLTEKHLQNLNANYIFNGAVLVVDLLSGETKAYVGNVDTDKIHSPSVDIIQAKRSTGSLLKPFLYAAAIDDGQITPRQLLGDYPVFFEGFSPKNFDLQFRGAVHADEALTRSLNLPFVLLLKEYGIQKFHQKLKRIGMNSLTHSANHYGLSLILGGAESSLWELVNMYANLYRVYRHSLGQPITAQYDGVNYISHQYLLGQPKEITLKGEAAKEFGIGAIWAMFEAMKGLHRPDDFAGWEQFRSSTPISWKTGTSFGFRDAWAIGLNGRYAVGVWVGNADGEGRPGLVGGKAAAPLMFQVFEQLESDRFAEVPTSETQLFEICQESGQKANSYCEHTKEESLPITVENTSACTYHQLLHLDQTEKYQVNSSCYDVNQIVHKSWFVLPPVQAWYYRQYNTNYKSPPKYLLACDQMLRMPTLEMIYPQPNAKVYIPKELDGTFGQSVFEAAHSDSKATIYWHLDGEYLGSTRRVHQVGIYTMPGLHQLHLLDDQGQELNLKFEVIGEG
- a CDS encoding Na(+)-translocating NADH-quinone reductase subunit A, with amino-acid sequence MSQNIKLRKGFDINLAGKAEKKIGELPPAETYAIKPTDFIGMDRPKLLVKEGDQVKAGTPIMIDKLVENVMYSSPVSGEIAEVVRGAKRKILEIRILADKEISFESFDKHDDVKGVSKAAALEQMTKGGVWPNIIQRPFGVVANPDDSPKNIFVSAFDTHPLAPDMNYILEGEKKYFEAGISILAKLTEGKVHVNVNAADSSDFFKGSEAQTNTFSGPHPAGNVGVQIHHLAPINKGEVSWTVHPYGVVQIGKLFLEGKYDASKVIALAGSEVHAPQYYKTYTGVAINKLIDGTIKDGHVRYISGNVLTGSQINSTGYLGFYHNQLSVIPEGDYYELFGWILPTTNRLSFHRAFGLLSFLGGKKKEFVLDTNNRGQHRAFVQTGAFEKVTPMDILPTHLLKAVLAEDFDDMEGLGIYEVIEEDLALCEFIDVSKNDVQAILREGLDLVKNS